A region of Burkholderiales bacterium JOSHI_001 DNA encodes the following proteins:
- a CDS encoding ABC-type sugar transport system, ATPase component (PFAM: ABC transporter), with product MSLLEMRGITKRFHGVTALRDVNLAVRAGEIHAVVGENGAGKSTLMKVLSGVFPSGEYEGAIHFDGQERHFHGIHDSERAGIIIIHQELALVPFLSIAENIFLGNETARGGVIDWFAAYSKTQALLHKVGLNEGPGTLITDIGIGKQQLVEIAKALSKEVRLLILDEPTASLNETDSDALLALLLELKAQGIACILISHKLNEIAKVADSITVIRDGSTVRSFDCRAGPVSEDQVIQAMVGREMADRYPKRVPHIGDTVFEVRDWQVHHPEHADRLVIKGVNLHARRGEILGIAGLMGAGRTELAMSVFGRSYGRRISGEVRLHGRVVDVSSIDRAIAAGIAYVTEDRKGYGLVLDNSIQHNLTLANLDGVSNAAVIDRGREFAVASGYRDKLRIRCTSVFQPVVNLSGGNQQKVVLAKWLFANPEVLILDEPTRGIDVGAKFEIYTLMAELAAAGKCIVMISSEMPELLGMCDRICVMNEGRFVGEFTGAEASQEKIMRAIVTAGTEA from the coding sequence ATGAGTCTGCTGGAGATGCGCGGCATCACCAAGCGCTTTCACGGCGTGACGGCGCTGCGCGACGTGAACCTGGCGGTGCGCGCCGGCGAGATCCACGCGGTGGTGGGCGAAAACGGCGCCGGCAAGTCCACGCTGATGAAGGTGCTGAGCGGGGTGTTTCCCAGCGGCGAGTACGAGGGCGCCATCCACTTCGACGGCCAGGAGCGCCATTTCCACGGCATCCACGACAGCGAGCGCGCCGGCATCATCATCATCCACCAGGAACTGGCGCTGGTGCCCTTCCTGTCGATCGCCGAGAACATCTTCCTGGGCAACGAAACGGCGCGCGGCGGCGTGATCGACTGGTTCGCGGCCTATTCGAAGACGCAGGCCCTGCTGCACAAGGTGGGGCTGAACGAAGGGCCGGGCACGCTGATCACCGACATCGGCATCGGCAAGCAGCAGCTGGTGGAGATTGCCAAGGCGCTGTCCAAGGAAGTGCGGCTGCTGATCCTGGACGAGCCGACCGCCAGCCTGAACGAAACCGACAGCGACGCGCTGCTGGCGCTGCTGCTGGAACTGAAGGCCCAGGGCATTGCCTGCATCCTGATTTCGCACAAGCTCAACGAAATCGCCAAGGTGGCCGACAGCATCACGGTCATCCGCGACGGCAGCACGGTGCGCAGCTTCGACTGCCGCGCCGGGCCGGTGAGCGAAGACCAGGTCATCCAGGCCATGGTGGGCCGCGAAATGGCCGACCGCTACCCGAAGCGGGTGCCGCACATCGGCGACACGGTGTTCGAGGTCCGCGACTGGCAGGTGCACCACCCCGAGCACGCCGACCGGCTGGTGATCAAGGGCGTGAACCTGCACGCGCGCCGGGGTGAGATCCTGGGCATTGCCGGGCTGATGGGCGCCGGCCGCACCGAACTGGCGATGAGCGTGTTCGGGCGCTCCTATGGCCGCCGCATCAGCGGCGAGGTGCGCCTGCACGGCCGCGTGGTGGATGTCAGCAGCATTGACCGCGCCATCGCCGCCGGCATCGCCTATGTCACCGAGGACCGCAAGGGCTATGGCCTGGTGCTGGACAACAGCATCCAGCACAACCTCACGCTGGCCAACCTGGACGGCGTGTCGAACGCGGCGGTGATCGACCGCGGGCGCGAATTCGCGGTGGCCTCGGGCTACCGGGACAAGCTGCGCATCCGTTGCACCAGCGTCTTCCAGCCGGTGGTCAACCTGTCGGGTGGCAACCAGCAGAAGGTGGTGCTGGCCAAGTGGCTGTTTGCCAACCCCGAGGTGCTGATCCTGGACGAGCCCACGCGCGGCATCGACGTCGGCGCCAAGTTCGAGATCTACACGCTGATGGCCGAACTGGCCGCGGCCGGCAAGTGCATCGTGATGATCTCGTCGGAGATGCCCGAACTGCTGGGCATGTGCGACCGCATCTGTGTCATGAACGAAGGGCGCTTCGTCGGCGAGTTCACCGGCGCCGAGGCGTCGCAGGAGAAGATCATGAGGGCCATCGTCACCGCGGGGACCGAAGCATGA
- a CDS encoding ABC-type xylose transport system, periplasmic component (PFAM: family), translating into MKFIQTLTLIAATGALLFGGPARAQDKGTVGVSMPTKSSARWISDGDSMVKSLKEKGYKADLQYADDDIPNQLAQVENMITKKVKVLVIAAIDGTTLSNALQKAADAGIKVIAYDRLIKGSKNVDYYATFDNFQVGVLQAGSIVDKLGLKAGKGPFNIELFGGSPDDNNAFFFYDGAMSVLKPYLDSGKLVVRSKQMGMDKVGTLRWDGAVAQARMDNLLSAFYGNARVDAVLSPYDGLSIGILSSLKGVGYGTPKQPFPVVSGQDAEVASVKSMLRGEQSSTVFKDTRELAKVTVTMIDAMLSGKKVEINDTKTYNNGVKVVPSYLLKPVSVDVSNWKPVLIDSGYYKESQIK; encoded by the coding sequence ATGAAGTTCATCCAGACGCTCACGCTCATCGCCGCGACCGGCGCGCTGCTGTTCGGCGGCCCGGCCCGCGCCCAGGACAAGGGAACGGTTGGTGTGTCCATGCCCACCAAGTCGTCGGCCCGCTGGATCTCCGACGGCGACAGCATGGTCAAGTCGCTGAAGGAAAAGGGCTACAAGGCCGACCTGCAGTACGCCGACGACGACATCCCGAACCAGCTGGCGCAGGTCGAGAACATGATCACCAAGAAGGTCAAGGTGCTGGTGATCGCCGCCATCGACGGCACCACCTTGTCGAACGCCCTGCAGAAGGCGGCCGACGCCGGCATCAAGGTGATTGCCTACGACCGGCTGATCAAGGGGTCCAAGAACGTGGACTACTACGCCACCTTCGACAACTTCCAGGTCGGGGTGCTGCAGGCCGGCTCCATCGTGGACAAGCTGGGCCTGAAAGCCGGCAAGGGCCCGTTCAACATTGAACTCTTCGGCGGCTCGCCGGATGACAACAACGCCTTTTTCTTCTACGACGGCGCGATGTCGGTGCTGAAGCCCTACCTGGACAGCGGCAAGCTGGTGGTGCGCAGCAAGCAGATGGGCATGGACAAGGTGGGCACGCTGCGCTGGGACGGTGCCGTGGCCCAGGCCCGCATGGACAACCTGCTGAGCGCCTTCTACGGCAATGCGCGGGTCGATGCCGTGCTGTCGCCCTACGACGGCCTGTCGATCGGCATCCTGTCGTCGTTGAAGGGCGTGGGCTACGGCACGCCCAAGCAGCCCTTCCCGGTGGTGTCCGGGCAGGACGCCGAGGTGGCCTCGGTGAAGTCCATGCTGCGCGGCGAGCAAAGCTCCACCGTGTTCAAGGACACGCGCGAACTGGCCAAGGTCACGGTCACGATGATCGACGCCATGCTCAGCGGCAAGAAGGTGGAGATCAACGACACCAAGACCTACAACAACGGCGTGAAGGTGGTGCCTTCCTACCTGCTCAAGCCGGTGAGCGTGGACGTGTCGAACTGGAAGCCGGTGCTGATCGACAGCGGCTACTACAAGGAATCGCAGATCAAGTGA
- a CDS encoding short-chain alcohol dehydrogenase like protein (PFAM: short chain dehydrogenase) yields the protein MAHDMTQFARYPSLQDRAVLITGGATGIGMTLVEAFVAQGSRVGFIDIDAAAGPALSARLADARHPPVFVAADLTDVAALDRAIAAIRQGIGPIGVLLNNAANDQRHQIDETTSDSWDAGIAVNLKHQFFAAKNVAADMKALGRGSIINFGSISWKLKQGGMPVYTTSKAAVQGLTRSLARDLGPFNIRVNTLVPGWVMTDKQIRLWLDEQGKQDIARGQCINQPLLPQHIANMALFLAADDSAMCTAQDFIVDGGWV from the coding sequence ATGGCCCACGACATGACCCAGTTCGCGCGCTACCCCAGCCTGCAGGACCGCGCCGTGCTGATCACCGGCGGCGCCACCGGCATCGGGATGACGCTGGTCGAGGCCTTCGTGGCGCAAGGCTCGCGCGTCGGCTTCATCGACATCGACGCCGCCGCGGGCCCCGCCTTGTCGGCACGCCTTGCCGACGCCAGGCACCCGCCCGTTTTCGTGGCCGCCGACCTGACCGACGTGGCCGCGCTGGACCGGGCCATCGCGGCCATTCGCCAGGGCATCGGCCCGATCGGCGTGCTGCTGAACAACGCCGCGAACGACCAGCGGCACCAGATCGATGAAACCACCTCGGACAGCTGGGACGCCGGCATCGCGGTGAACCTGAAGCACCAGTTCTTTGCCGCGAAGAACGTGGCCGCCGACATGAAGGCTCTGGGCCGCGGCTCGATCATCAACTTCGGGTCGATCAGCTGGAAGCTCAAGCAAGGCGGCATGCCGGTCTACACCACGTCCAAGGCGGCCGTGCAGGGCCTGACGCGCAGCCTGGCGCGCGACCTGGGGCCGTTCAACATCCGCGTCAACACCCTGGTGCCGGGCTGGGTGATGACCGACAAGCAGATCCGACTGTGGCTGGATGAGCAGGGCAAGCAGGACATCGCGCGCGGCCAGTGCATCAACCAGCCCTTGCTGCCCCAGCACATCGCGAACATGGCGCTGTTCCTTGCCGCGGACGACAGCGCCATGTGCACGGCCCAGGATTTCATCGTCGATGGCGGCTGGGTCTGA
- a CDS encoding galactose mutarotase-like enzyme (PFAM: Aldose 1-epimerase) gives MAAGSEPGLSTRPYGRLPDGRAVFEYTLDNGRGLVLRAINLGGIVTELHCPDRHGRSANVVLGFDQLRDYVLRNPNFGTLVGRYANRIAGGRFSLDGENHQLALNDGANTLHGGPCGFGTRWWAIKPLPTDSDGRVAIELQLSSEDGDEGYPGRLDLSVRYTLTPAQEWRIDYRATSSRATVLNLTHHGYYNLAGAGSALGQVLTLDASRFLPVDDGLIPTEVAEVGGTPFDFRQPTRIDQRIRQGDAQLLLARGYDHCFLIDRAERQDLVHAARLSDPVSGRVMDIATTEPAIQFYSGNFLDGRLRGAQGQAYRQGDGVCLETQHCPDSPNRPDFPSTVLRPGETFQSTTVHRFSTD, from the coding sequence ATGGCGGCTGGGTCTGAGCCCGGGCTTTCGACGCGGCCGTACGGGCGCTTGCCGGATGGGCGCGCGGTGTTCGAGTACACACTGGACAACGGCCGGGGCCTGGTGCTGCGCGCCATCAACCTGGGCGGCATCGTCACCGAACTGCATTGCCCCGACCGCCATGGCCGCAGCGCCAATGTCGTGCTGGGTTTCGACCAACTGCGTGACTACGTCCTGCGCAACCCGAACTTCGGCACCCTGGTGGGCCGCTATGCCAACCGCATCGCCGGCGGGCGGTTCAGCCTGGACGGTGAAAACCACCAACTGGCGCTGAACGATGGCGCGAACACCTTGCACGGAGGTCCGTGCGGCTTCGGCACGCGCTGGTGGGCCATCAAGCCGCTGCCGACCGACAGCGATGGCCGTGTGGCGATTGAACTCCAGCTCAGCAGCGAGGACGGCGACGAGGGCTACCCGGGCCGCCTGGACCTGAGCGTGCGCTACACCCTGACCCCGGCGCAGGAATGGCGCATCGACTACCGCGCCACGAGCAGCCGCGCGACAGTGCTCAACCTCACGCACCACGGCTACTACAACCTGGCCGGCGCCGGCTCGGCCCTGGGCCAGGTGCTGACGCTGGACGCCAGCCGGTTCCTGCCGGTGGACGATGGACTGATTCCCACCGAGGTGGCCGAGGTGGGCGGCACGCCCTTCGACTTCCGCCAGCCCACCCGCATCGACCAGCGCATCCGGCAGGGTGATGCCCAACTGCTGCTGGCACGCGGCTACGACCACTGCTTCCTGATCGACCGCGCAGAGCGACAGGATCTGGTGCATGCCGCCCGCTTGAGCGACCCGGTGTCGGGCCGGGTGATGGACATCGCGACCACCGAGCCCGCCATCCAGTTCTATTCAGGCAATTTCCTCGATGGCCGGCTGCGGGGCGCCCAGGGCCAGGCCTACCGGCAGGGCGACGGTGTGTGCCTGGAAACCCAGCACTGCCCGGACTCGCCGAACCGTCCCGATTTTCCGTCCACGGTGCTGCGGCCCGGCGAAACCTTCCAGAGCACGACGGTGCATCGATTCAGCACCGATTGA
- a CDS encoding 2-keto-3-deoxy-6-phosphogluconate aldolase (PFAM: KDPG and KHG aldolase~TIGRFAM: Entner-Doudoroff aldolase), whose amino-acid sequence MSNWPTRLPLIAILRGIRPEEALEHVQALVDAGFDAIEIPLNSPDWRSSIALVAARFADRALIGGGTVLREADADALADAGARLVVTPNTRPALIAHAVARGLHVAAGFATASEAFAALGAGAQALKLFPATTYGPGHVKALRAVLPPVPLFAVGGITAANLGAYMAAGCIGAGLGSDLYQPGQGVARTATMAAAFIDAYRQAAAA is encoded by the coding sequence ATGTCGAACTGGCCGACCCGACTTCCATTGATCGCCATCCTGCGCGGCATCCGCCCCGAAGAGGCGCTGGAGCATGTGCAGGCCCTGGTGGACGCTGGCTTCGACGCGATCGAGATCCCCTTGAATTCCCCCGACTGGCGCAGCAGCATCGCGCTCGTCGCCGCCCGTTTCGCGGACCGCGCACTGATCGGCGGCGGCACGGTGCTGCGAGAGGCCGACGCCGACGCGCTGGCCGATGCCGGCGCCAGGCTGGTGGTCACGCCGAACACCCGCCCGGCCTTGATTGCGCATGCCGTGGCGCGTGGCCTGCACGTCGCGGCCGGCTTCGCCACCGCCAGCGAAGCCTTCGCGGCGCTGGGCGCCGGTGCACAGGCGCTGAAGCTGTTTCCGGCCACGACCTACGGCCCCGGCCATGTCAAGGCGCTGCGCGCGGTGCTGCCACCGGTGCCGCTGTTCGCGGTGGGGGGCATCACGGCCGCGAACCTGGGCGCGTACATGGCCGCCGGCTGCATCGGTGCCGGGTTGGGCAGCGATCTCTACCAGCCCGGCCAGGGCGTGGCGCGCACAGCCACGATGGCCGCCGCCTTCATCGACGCCTACCGACAGGCCGCGGCAGCGTGA
- a CDS encoding 2-keto-3-deoxy-galactonokinase (PFAM: 2-keto-3-deoxy-galactonokinase): MIAVDWGTSSFRAYRLDAAGQVLDQRSAAAGLLACGGVFEPVLARQVATWDDPTILMAGMIGSRSGWQEVPYADCPAGIEALAAGVKEVAAPSLPGRRVWIVPGLAHHPVGAPPEVMRGEETQIFGLPDGMSERGSHCICLPGTHSKWVQLEGGRIVSLRTAMTGELYSLLRQHSLLAALMPKNANEDGDDEAAFLLGVDASRRTGGLLHHLFGVRTQGLFGSLSPAQSPSYLSGLLIGHELQAAGTGTGPVQLVGSAALVRRYQRALAHLGVPTRCHGEALSSTGLHRLARVRGFTL; this comes from the coding sequence GTGATCGCCGTCGACTGGGGCACCAGCAGTTTTCGCGCTTACCGGCTTGACGCCGCTGGGCAGGTGCTCGATCAGCGCAGCGCCGCGGCGGGGCTGCTGGCTTGCGGTGGCGTGTTCGAGCCGGTGCTGGCCCGGCAGGTGGCCACTTGGGACGACCCGACCATCCTGATGGCGGGCATGATCGGCAGCCGCAGCGGCTGGCAAGAGGTGCCCTATGCCGATTGCCCGGCGGGCATCGAGGCGCTGGCGGCCGGGGTGAAGGAGGTGGCCGCGCCCAGCTTGCCCGGCCGGCGCGTCTGGATCGTGCCCGGGCTGGCCCACCACCCGGTCGGCGCGCCGCCCGAGGTGATGCGCGGCGAAGAAACCCAGATCTTCGGCCTGCCCGATGGAATGTCCGAACGGGGTTCGCACTGCATCTGCCTGCCCGGCACCCACAGCAAGTGGGTCCAGCTGGAAGGCGGACGCATCGTGTCGCTGCGCACCGCGATGACCGGCGAGTTGTATTCCCTCCTGCGCCAACACAGCCTGCTGGCCGCTTTGATGCCGAAGAACGCCAACGAGGACGGGGACGACGAAGCGGCGTTCCTGCTCGGCGTGGACGCCAGCCGTCGAACCGGCGGGCTGCTGCACCACCTGTTCGGCGTTCGCACGCAGGGCCTGTTCGGGTCGCTGTCGCCCGCACAGTCGCCGTCCTACCTGTCCGGGCTGCTGATCGGCCACGAACTGCAGGCCGCGGGTACCGGCACGGGGCCGGTTCAGCTGGTGGGAAGTGCCGCCCTGGTGCGCCGCTACCAACGCGCGCTGGCCCACCTGGGCGTGCCGACGCGCTGCCATGGCGAGGCCCTGAGTTCCACCGGACTGCACCGCCTGGCGCGCGTGCGCGGCTTCACCCTCTGA
- a CDS encoding putative transcriptional regulator (PFAM: Bacterial regulatory protein, arsR family), which produces MVDIQEPQLDAVFHALGDRTRRHMLRRLAEGERTVGQLAEPFNMSLAAASKHIKALEGAGLVRREVLGRTHVCHLNPGPLSVAGDWLRYYERFWNARLDRLEALLRAEATEPAAGPPSRPARAPARTAPTPKPTKTKRSST; this is translated from the coding sequence ATGGTTGATATTCAAGAACCGCAGCTGGATGCCGTGTTCCACGCCCTGGGCGACCGCACGCGCCGCCACATGCTGCGCCGACTCGCAGAAGGCGAGCGCACGGTGGGTCAGTTGGCCGAGCCCTTCAACATGTCGCTGGCGGCGGCCTCCAAGCACATCAAGGCGCTGGAAGGCGCTGGCCTGGTCCGGCGCGAGGTCCTGGGCCGCACCCATGTCTGCCACCTGAACCCCGGCCCGCTGTCCGTGGCTGGGGACTGGCTGCGCTACTACGAGCGATTCTGGAACGCGCGCCTGGATCGGCTGGAAGCGCTGCTGCGCGCCGAAGCCACCGAGCCCGCGGCTGGCCCGCCCTCCCGCCCCGCGCGCGCCCCGGCGCGCACGGCACCCACCCCAAAGCCCACCAAGACGAAGCGGAGTTCGACATGA
- a CDS encoding hypothetical protein (PFAM: Activator of Hsp90 ATPase homolog 1-like protein), with the protein MTSTPFNDTHGTLAEAGTLRIQRRLPGPIERVWSYLTESDLRRLWLASGTMNLSPGASFELVWRNDELSSSAQERPEGFPAESRATCQFVELEAPRRMRYIWPGVGEVSIELEAAGDGVMLTLIHRQLSGERLILNVCAGWHAHLALLVAQVEGRKAPSLWRTWTQVRKQYEERMVAI; encoded by the coding sequence ATGACAAGCACCCCGTTCAACGACACCCACGGCACGCTGGCCGAGGCCGGCACCTTGCGGATCCAACGCCGCCTGCCCGGCCCGATCGAGCGGGTCTGGTCCTACCTGACCGAGAGCGATCTGCGTCGCCTGTGGCTGGCCAGTGGCACGATGAACCTGAGCCCTGGCGCTTCCTTCGAACTGGTCTGGCGCAACGACGAGCTGTCCAGCTCAGCCCAGGAACGGCCCGAAGGCTTCCCGGCCGAGTCCCGCGCCACCTGCCAGTTCGTGGAACTTGAAGCGCCACGGCGGATGCGCTACATCTGGCCTGGTGTGGGCGAGGTGAGCATCGAGCTGGAGGCCGCAGGCGACGGCGTGATGTTGACCCTGATCCACCGGCAGTTGAGTGGTGAGCGGTTGATCCTGAATGTCTGCGCGGGCTGGCACGCGCACCTGGCCCTGCTGGTCGCACAGGTTGAAGGCCGCAAGGCGCCATCGCTGTGGCGCACCTGGACGCAAGTGCGCAAGCAGTACGAAGAACGGATGGTCGCCATCTGA
- a CDS encoding PAS domain S-box (PFAM: Histidine kinase-, DNA gyrase B-, and HSP90-like ATPase; Response regulator receiver domain; His Kinase A (phosphoacceptor) domain; PAS fold~TIGRFAM: PAS domain S-box; overlaps another CDS with the same product name), with product MSLTGPRLPGSTHRAQSALAKELQRQQTLLKTGALQNAILNSANFSSIATDDKGVIQVFNVGAERMLGYAAAEVLNRITPADISDPQEMVARALALSTELATPIAPGFEALVFKASRGIEDIYELTYIRKDGSRFPAVVSVTALRDARGAIIGYLLIGTDNTARMGLHHALQETNVELRRATQAAEKANLAKSQFLSSMSHELRSPLNAILGFAQLIESGTPPPTPGQKESVDQILQAGWYLLELINEILDLALIESGRLSLSPEPMFLAEVLADCQAMTEPQARKCGIGVSFAPAEDRHVVKADRTRVKQICVNLLSNAIKYNRVGGKVQVRCSRAAGNWVRISFQDTGDGLSADKLAQLFQPFNRLGQESGVEEGTGIGLVVSKQLVELMGGRIGAESTVGVGSVFWIELPSAVALELPDGTAPALPTAEPGRRDDTLRRKVLCVEDNPANLMLVQKLLARRPDIRLLTACDGRAGIELARESLPDVILMDINLPGISGITALKILAGDAATAHIPVVALSANAMPRDIEKGLEAGFYRYLTKPIKVDEFLATLDGALEFAASPPQGGPPMETTE from the coding sequence ATGTCCCTGACAGGCCCCCGATTGCCAGGCAGCACCCACCGAGCGCAATCCGCCCTTGCCAAGGAACTGCAGCGGCAACAGACCCTGCTCAAGACCGGGGCGCTGCAAAACGCCATCCTGAACAGCGCCAACTTTTCCAGCATCGCCACCGACGACAAGGGGGTGATCCAGGTCTTCAATGTCGGCGCCGAGCGCATGCTCGGCTACGCCGCCGCCGAGGTGCTGAACCGGATCACGCCCGCCGACATTTCCGACCCCCAGGAGATGGTGGCGCGCGCCCTGGCGCTCAGCACCGAACTCGCCACGCCCATCGCGCCGGGCTTCGAGGCCCTGGTCTTCAAGGCCTCGCGTGGCATCGAGGACATCTACGAACTGACCTACATCCGCAAGGATGGCAGCCGCTTTCCGGCCGTGGTGTCGGTGACGGCCTTGCGCGACGCCCGCGGCGCCATCATCGGCTACCTGCTGATCGGCACCGACAACACGGCCCGCATGGGCCTGCACCACGCGCTGCAGGAAACCAATGTGGAACTGCGCCGCGCCACGCAGGCGGCCGAAAAGGCCAACCTGGCCAAATCGCAGTTCCTGTCCAGCATGAGCCATGAACTGCGCTCGCCGCTGAACGCCATTCTTGGTTTCGCCCAGTTGATCGAATCGGGCACCCCGCCGCCCACGCCGGGGCAGAAGGAAAGCGTCGACCAAATCCTGCAGGCCGGCTGGTACCTGCTGGAGCTGATCAACGAGATCCTTGACCTGGCGCTGATCGAGTCGGGGCGCCTGTCGCTGTCGCCCGAACCGATGTTCCTCGCCGAGGTGCTGGCCGATTGCCAGGCGATGACCGAACCACAGGCGCGCAAGTGCGGCATCGGCGTCAGCTTTGCGCCTGCCGAGGACCGCCATGTGGTCAAGGCCGACCGCACCCGGGTCAAGCAGATCTGCGTGAACCTGCTGTCCAACGCCATCAAGTACAACCGCGTCGGCGGCAAGGTCCAGGTGCGTTGCAGCCGCGCTGCGGGCAACTGGGTGCGCATCAGCTTCCAGGACACGGGCGACGGCCTTTCGGCGGACAAGCTGGCGCAACTGTTCCAACCCTTCAACCGCCTGGGCCAGGAATCCGGTGTCGAAGAAGGCACCGGCATCGGCCTGGTGGTGAGCAAGCAGTTGGTCGAACTGATGGGCGGGCGCATCGGTGCCGAAAGCACCGTGGGTGTGGGCAGCGTGTTCTGGATCGAACTGCCGAGCGCTGTGGCCCTGGAACTGCCCGATGGCACAGCACCTGCCCTGCCCACCGCGGAACCTGGGCGCCGCGATGACACGCTGCGGCGCAAGGTGCTGTGCGTCGAGGACAACCCGGCCAACCTGATGCTGGTGCAGAAGCTGCTGGCGCGCAGACCGGACATCCGCCTGCTCACGGCCTGCGACGGCCGGGCCGGCATCGAGCTGGCACGCGAGAGCCTTCCGGACGTGATCCTGATGGACATCAACCTGCCCGGCATCAGCGGCATCACGGCGCTGAAGATCCTGGCCGGCGACGCGGCCACGGCCCACATCCCGGTCGTCGCGCTCAGCGCCAATGCCATGCCGCGCGACATCGAGAAAGGGCTGGAAGCCGGCTTCTACCGCTACCTCACCAAGCCCATCAAGGTGGACGAGTTCCTGGCGACCCTGGATGGCGCCCTGGAATTCGCAGCATCGCCGCCGCAAGGCGGCCCCCCCATGGAGACCACCGAATGA
- a CDS encoding PAS domain S-box (PFAM: Response regulator receiver domain~TIGRFAM: PAS domain S-box; overlaps another CDS with the same product name), which translates to MMSESEIRGASILVVDDQAANVKLLTRLLADAGYSRVRTTMNPLEVCAMHRREGFDLILLDLQMPGMDGFQVMDGLKTNDSEPYLPVIVLTAQPGHKLRALQCGAKDFISKPFDLVEVKLRIHNMLEVRLLYRQLAKHSQLLEQAVRERTAELRESEARFRSLAELASDWYWEQDEQGQFTRVSGPVMEMLGIQVAPLVGGDAPPLPANGWDEAERTVLQARIAARQPFLDFAFGRVNADGTRQQFRVSGEPMFDATCRFLGYRGIGVEVGA; encoded by the coding sequence ATGATGTCCGAGTCAGAGATCCGCGGCGCCAGCATCCTGGTCGTTGACGACCAGGCCGCCAACGTCAAGCTGCTGACGCGCCTGCTGGCCGACGCGGGCTACTCCCGCGTGCGCACCACCATGAACCCGCTGGAGGTTTGTGCCATGCACCGGCGCGAGGGCTTCGACCTGATCCTGCTGGATCTGCAGATGCCCGGCATGGACGGCTTCCAGGTGATGGACGGGCTGAAGACCAACGACAGCGAACCCTACCTGCCGGTGATCGTGCTCACCGCCCAGCCCGGCCACAAGCTGCGCGCCCTGCAATGCGGCGCCAAGGACTTCATCAGCAAACCCTTCGACCTGGTCGAGGTGAAGCTGCGCATCCACAACATGCTGGAGGTGCGCCTGCTCTACCGGCAGCTCGCGAAGCACAGCCAGTTGCTGGAGCAGGCGGTGCGCGAGCGCACCGCCGAACTGCGCGAGAGCGAGGCCCGCTTTCGAAGCCTGGCCGAACTGGCCTCCGACTGGTACTGGGAGCAGGACGAGCAGGGCCAGTTCACCCGGGTGTCCGGGCCGGTGATGGAGATGCTGGGCATCCAGGTCGCCCCGCTGGTGGGCGGCGATGCCCCGCCTTTGCCCGCCAACGGCTGGGACGAGGCCGAACGGACCGTGCTGCAGGCCCGCATTGCGGCGCGCCAGCCCTTTCTGGATTTCGCCTTTGGGCGGGTCAATGCCGATGGAACACGGCAGCAGTTCCGCGTGAGCGGCGAGCCCATGTTCGACGCCACCTGCCGCTTCCTGGGCTACCGCGGCATCGGCGTGGAAGTGGGCGCGTGA